Proteins encoded by one window of Tubulanus polymorphus chromosome 7, tnTubPoly1.2, whole genome shotgun sequence:
- the LOC141908748 gene encoding ubiA prenyltransferase domain-containing protein 1-like, with protein sequence MASSKDKKIPESRGGHSWKNKLSEYVIALRPWSFSASLTPVSLGSALAYKLTGEFSVLIFIVSCVTTLSVHAAGNLVNTYCDYKRGVDSKKSDDRTLIDHILNPNDVATLGGIFYFVGLVGCFITVCLSSSSVEHLALVFFGGLSSSFLYTGGPALKYHALGDIVIFLTFGPITVLFAFLTQTGRLGVLPMVYAIPLAMNTEAILHSNNTRDMNSDQTANIVTLPILLGRTGSYVIFVALLFVPYVIFAVLSANFTAWFLLPVLTIPMAFDCERKFRAGFLKEMPQQIAKINLIFGLLYVLAILIAPASRIPGF encoded by the coding sequence ATGGCGTCttcaaaagataaaaagaTTCCAGAATCTCGCGGCGGCCACAGTTGGAAAAATAAACTTTCGGAATACGTGATCGCTTTGAGGCCTTGGTCGTTTTCAGCCTCGTTAACCCCGGTATCTTTAGGAAGCGCTTTAGCCTATAAACTAACCGGTGAATTCAGCGTGTTAATATTCATAGTATCGTGCGTGACGACGTTATCGGTCCACGCCGCCGGTAATTTAGTCAATACGTATTGTGACTATAAACGAGGGGTCGACAGTAAAAAGTCGGACGATCGAACTTTAATTGATCACATTCTGAATCCGAATGACGTGGCGACGCTCGGAGGTATATTCTATTTCGTCGGACTCGTCGGCTGTTTCATAACCGTCTGTTTGTCGTCGAGTTCCGTCGAACATTTAGCGCTGGTGTTCTTCGGCGGATTGTCGAGTAGTTTTCTCTACACGGGCGGACCGGCGTTGAAGTATCACGCCCTCGGCGATATCGTGATATTTCTCACGTTCGGGCCGATAACCGTGTTGTTCGCGTTTCTTACTCAGACCGGCCGACTGGGAGTTTTGCCGATGGTGTACGCGATCCCCCTGGCGATGAACACGGAAGCTATTTTACACAGTAACAATACGCGTGATATGAACAGCGATCAAACCGCGAATATCGTCACTTTGCCCATTCTACTCGGACGCACGGGATCGTACGTTATTTTCGTTGCGCTGTTATTCGTGCCGTACGTTATTTTCGCGGTTTTATCGGCTAATTTTACCGCGTGGTTTTTGTTGCCTGTTTTAACGATACCGATGGCTTTCGATTGCGAACGCAAATTCAGAGCGGGATTCTTAAAAGAGATGCCCCAACAGATCGCCAagatcaatttgatattcggaTTATTGTACGTGCTAGCAATTCTCATCGCTCCAGCTTCGCGCATTCCCGGATTTTAA